From a single Planctellipticum variicoloris genomic region:
- a CDS encoding PEP-CTERM sorting domain-containing protein: MFGSGTIPSHAFTIYGDAIRVPPNSPVVPEPTSLALAGFAGIGMAASAWRRRRLSKSEAA; the protein is encoded by the coding sequence GTGTTCGGCAGCGGCACAATTCCTTCCCACGCATTCACGATCTACGGGGATGCCATCCGCGTTCCTCCGAACAGTCCCGTTGTTCCCGAACCGACTTCGCTGGCTCTCGCCGGTTTCGCCGGCATCGGAATGGCCGCAAGCGCGTGGCGCCGACGTCGTCTGTCAAAGTCCGAAGCCGCCTGA
- a CDS encoding VWA domain-containing protein → MPLASPPRVNSLYGVGVSITLHAAALGVLLLIHFPIPAEFPTDPVTSRWSPTEAPALMIEPELPIAPNRAPVAATALPAMDLTPESSAAEIPDLTIEVGSIATGQNAAKPKAATGPRKGRSGTGRGTGQGTGAGQPFFDIPGPGESIVFIVDNSRSMNHPHDSEFKTRFRRVKAELIQCIAQMPADGRFSVIFFSREVYPLPAPGLRSADPATKDAALRWVGGMESGGSPTDPRQAVALGLRLQPDRIYFLTDGEFERGANLALIKLRQERTAIDTFAFGERLGEDVLRQLAEHNRGRYTFVP, encoded by the coding sequence ATGCCTCTCGCCAGCCCCCCCCGCGTCAATTCGCTCTACGGCGTCGGAGTCTCAATAACTCTCCATGCCGCCGCGCTGGGTGTGTTGCTGCTCATTCACTTCCCGATCCCGGCCGAATTCCCCACCGACCCCGTCACCTCCCGCTGGTCCCCGACAGAAGCTCCGGCGCTCATGATCGAACCGGAATTGCCGATTGCACCCAACCGGGCGCCCGTCGCGGCGACAGCCCTCCCGGCGATGGACCTGACCCCCGAGTCGTCAGCGGCGGAAATCCCGGATCTCACGATCGAAGTCGGCTCGATCGCCACCGGGCAGAACGCCGCAAAACCGAAGGCCGCAACCGGCCCTCGGAAAGGTCGCTCCGGCACAGGCCGGGGGACCGGACAGGGAACCGGGGCCGGTCAACCCTTCTTCGACATCCCCGGTCCCGGCGAAAGCATCGTGTTCATCGTCGACAATTCCCGCAGTATGAACCACCCCCACGACAGCGAGTTCAAGACGCGCTTTCGCCGCGTCAAAGCCGAGCTCATCCAGTGCATCGCCCAGATGCCCGCGGATGGCAGGTTCTCGGTGATCTTCTTCTCCCGCGAAGTCTATCCCCTCCCGGCCCCGGGCCTGCGATCCGCCGACCCGGCCACCAAAGACGCCGCGCTCCGCTGGGTCGGCGGCATGGAATCGGGCGGCAGCCCCACCGATCCCCGCCAGGCTGTCGCGCTTGGCCTCCGCCTCCAACCCGATCGAATCTACTTTCTCACCGACGGCGAATTCGAACGCGGCGCCAATCTGGCGCTCATCAAACTCCGCCAGGAACGAACCGCCATCGACACGTTTGCCTTCGGCGAACGCCTCGGCGAAGACGTCCTCCGGCAGCTCGCCGAGCACAATCGCGGACGCTACACGTTCGTCCCCTGA
- a CDS encoding IS1380 family transposase yields the protein MSLQGVLPFVLDFLPRKPIEIEVSRAQLTGDAGLLPIRQFDEAICLTQRFADALTDARTGDVRHSNRSLVRQRIYGILADYEDQNDHDALRSDPAFKLVCDRQPDGRDLASQPTLSRFENAVTIADLKRLRDVLCDQFLDAFAAPPSRITLDIDAFDDPAHGRQQLIAFHGYYEQYQYLPIAITCAETDTVALVGLRHGTCAAFLGADDDLRYLARRIRERFPDVEIVVRGDSGFGVPLMYDVCAELGLTHTFGLAMNARLKAASDALLAQAQQQFDETGEKQRLFLALEYQADAWPQPRQVVVKCEVHEQGTNRRAVSTNRPGWTVNPAAVYDEYAERGESENRNKELKRELAADRLSDHRFLANFFRLHLHTAALNLLVRLRRATARPLPTIDPSGEIPVEAFADRQRRGWFNRRRREDPLGEGFATTWRQHLIKAAAEITVSARRVVVKLSASWPYAEEYRRISQAVLAWPRTS from the coding sequence ATGAGTTTACAGGGTGTGCTGCCGTTTGTCCTCGATTTCCTCCCCCGAAAACCGATCGAAATCGAAGTCTCCCGGGCGCAGCTCACCGGCGACGCCGGGCTCTTGCCGATCCGCCAGTTCGATGAGGCGATTTGTCTGACGCAGCGCTTCGCCGACGCGCTGACCGACGCCCGAACCGGGGATGTCCGGCATTCGAATCGGTCGCTGGTCCGGCAGCGGATCTACGGCATCCTGGCCGACTACGAGGACCAGAACGACCACGATGCGCTGCGCAGCGACCCCGCCTTCAAGCTGGTCTGCGATCGCCAGCCGGACGGGCGCGATCTGGCCAGCCAGCCGACGCTCTCGCGGTTCGAAAACGCCGTCACGATCGCCGACCTCAAACGTCTGCGGGACGTCCTGTGCGATCAGTTCCTCGACGCCTTCGCCGCGCCCCCGTCCCGCATCACGCTCGACATCGACGCCTTCGACGATCCCGCACACGGCCGGCAGCAGTTGATCGCCTTTCACGGCTACTACGAGCAGTACCAGTACCTGCCGATCGCCATCACCTGCGCCGAGACGGACACGGTCGCGCTGGTCGGGCTGCGTCACGGCACCTGCGCGGCGTTCCTCGGAGCGGACGACGACCTGCGGTATCTCGCCCGCCGCATCCGCGAGCGATTCCCGGACGTGGAGATCGTCGTCCGCGGCGACAGCGGCTTCGGCGTGCCGCTGATGTACGACGTCTGCGCCGAACTGGGGCTGACGCACACCTTCGGCTTGGCGATGAATGCCCGCCTGAAAGCCGCCAGCGACGCCCTGCTGGCGCAGGCCCAGCAGCAGTTCGACGAGACCGGCGAAAAGCAGCGGCTGTTCCTGGCGCTGGAGTACCAGGCCGATGCGTGGCCGCAGCCGCGGCAGGTCGTCGTCAAGTGCGAAGTCCACGAACAGGGGACCAACCGCCGGGCCGTGTCGACCAACCGGCCCGGCTGGACCGTCAACCCGGCGGCCGTTTACGACGAGTACGCCGAGCGGGGCGAGAGCGAGAACCGGAACAAGGAGCTGAAGCGGGAGCTGGCGGCGGATCGGCTCAGCGATCACCGCTTCCTCGCAAACTTCTTCCGGCTGCACCTGCACACAGCGGCGTTGAACCTGCTCGTGCGTCTGCGGCGGGCGACCGCGCGCCCGCTCCCCACGATCGATCCGAGCGGAGAGATCCCGGTGGAAGCGTTCGCCGACCGGCAGCGGCGAGGCTGGTTCAATCGTCGTCGTCGCGAGGATCCGCTGGGCGAGGGGTTCGCTACGACATGGCGTCAGCATCTGATCAAGGCGGCGGCGGAGATTACGGTCAGCGCCCGCCGGGTGGTCGTGAAGTTGAGCGCGAGCTGGCCGTATGCGGAAGAGTACCGCCGGATCTCGCAGGCGGTGCTGGCTTGGCCGCGCACCTCCTGA
- a CDS encoding MFS transporter, producing MNNPPTSDSQERLRSVSFLSLLGVQFLTALNDNTFRWLVVPLAKPLLKDDAAALSLGLVAITLPFILLSAPAGYLADRFAKGRVISACKFSEIVILAGGMLAILTGSVPLLFLTIFLTGSMSALFAPSKLGSLPELVHDSQLSNANGLMGLMNVVPCALGFLLGNYLAGLIQPTPETAITFARLVPAIVIVMTIAVAGWGASLLVKRVPAADPGRPFSWNLPKQSIEGVVELARDGALLRTALGIAFFWMLASLANMNIDPFGIHDLGLSQMGIGVLGMTLVLGVAVGSVMAGLWSGHQIELARIIHHPVRRSGLRASGR from the coding sequence ATGAACAATCCTCCGACCTCCGACTCCCAGGAACGCCTGCGATCCGTCAGCTTCCTGAGTCTGCTCGGCGTCCAGTTCCTCACCGCCCTCAACGACAACACCTTCCGCTGGCTCGTCGTCCCGCTCGCGAAACCGTTGCTGAAAGACGACGCCGCCGCGCTCTCGCTCGGCCTTGTGGCCATCACCCTGCCCTTTATTCTGCTGTCAGCGCCGGCGGGATATCTGGCCGACCGGTTCGCCAAGGGTCGAGTCATCTCGGCCTGTAAGTTCTCCGAGATCGTGATCCTCGCCGGCGGCATGCTCGCCATCCTGACCGGCAGTGTGCCGCTGCTATTTCTGACGATCTTCCTGACCGGGTCGATGTCGGCCCTTTTCGCTCCGTCGAAACTCGGCAGCCTCCCCGAGCTCGTCCACGACAGCCAGCTCTCCAACGCCAACGGCCTGATGGGCCTGATGAACGTCGTCCCCTGCGCGCTCGGTTTCCTGCTCGGCAACTACCTCGCCGGCCTCATCCAGCCCACCCCGGAAACCGCCATCACCTTCGCCCGCCTGGTCCCTGCCATCGTCATCGTCATGACCATCGCCGTCGCCGGCTGGGGAGCGAGCCTGCTCGTCAAGCGGGTCCCCGCCGCCGATCCCGGCCGGCCGTTCTCGTGGAATCTGCCGAAACAGTCGATCGAAGGGGTCGTCGAGCTCGCCCGCGACGGCGCCCTGCTCCGCACCGCACTCGGGATCGCCTTCTTCTGGATGCTCGCCTCCCTCGCCAACATGAACATCGACCCCTTCGGCATCCACGACCTGGGGCTCTCCCAGATGGGGATCGGCGTCCTTGGCATGACGCTCGTCCTCGGCGTCGCCGTCGGCAGCGTGATGGCCGGGCTGTGGTCGGGCCATCAGATTGAGCTAGCCCGCATTATTCATCACCCGGTTCGTCGCAGCGGTCTGAGAGCAAGTGGCCGTTGA
- a CDS encoding MBL fold metallo-hydrolase has protein sequence MRLVFLGTGGYHPNERRQTAGLFLPELGIAFDAGSGTFRLPALAAGTDLDLFLTHAHLDHIQGLTYLLVPLLLETIPHCRVHAAPAVIDAVRMHLFADAIFPVEPEFEYVELAPRVELRGAVITHVPLNHPGGSVGYRLELPGGRSLAYITDTTTDADYGDFIRGVDLLVHECYFSDDLAEWGPKTGHSSTTLVASKARDSRVGRLYLTHIDPHRPDDDPVDLATARAIFPETYLAEDLLEIEV, from the coding sequence ATGCGACTCGTATTCCTCGGCACCGGCGGGTACCACCCCAACGAACGGCGGCAGACCGCAGGGCTGTTCCTGCCGGAGCTGGGGATCGCATTCGACGCCGGCTCGGGAACGTTCCGCCTGCCGGCCCTGGCCGCTGGAACGGACCTCGATCTTTTCCTGACCCACGCCCACCTGGACCACATCCAGGGCCTGACCTATTTGCTCGTGCCGCTGCTGCTCGAAACAATTCCGCACTGCCGCGTCCACGCCGCGCCGGCGGTCATCGACGCCGTCCGGATGCACCTGTTCGCAGACGCCATCTTTCCGGTCGAACCGGAATTCGAATACGTCGAACTGGCCCCCCGCGTCGAACTCCGCGGCGCCGTCATCACCCATGTCCCGCTGAATCATCCCGGCGGCTCCGTCGGCTATCGCCTCGAATTGCCCGGCGGCCGCAGCCTCGCCTACATCACCGACACCACCACCGACGCCGACTACGGGGACTTCATCCGCGGCGTCGACCTGCTGGTACACGAATGCTACTTCTCTGACGACCTCGCCGAATGGGGCCCGAAGACCGGCCACAGCTCGACAACGCTCGTCGCCTCGAAAGCCCGCGACTCGCGCGTCGGCCGACTCTACCTGACCCACATCGACCCCCATCGCCCCGACGACGATCCCGTCGACCTGGCCACCGCCCGAGCCATCTTCCCCGAAACGTATCTGGCCGAAGATCTGCTGGAGATCGAAGTTTGA
- a CDS encoding AMP-binding protein, with product MPVGALGITLCSFVLFAAGSHFEFSSLNLDFQIACGALFCLGVSAGLFDVPLEAYLQYRSNPARLGVVVGATNFLAFCGILLIAGLFWVLRGMWGWSASQVFLLAGLATIPVLIYIVVLLPGACIRLLFGLFVKLCYRMRIYDRQRVPLAGGALMVSNHVTWVDGILLMLAAPRPVRFIAFADFVHHPRLRWLAKIYEVIPIKADAGPKALLQSLKTAREAVEQGSLVCIFAEGTLTRTGQMQPFQGGLLRIINGTNAPVIPVYLHGLWGSIFSYRGGKFFWKWPSRIPYPVSIHFGEPIAVVENVETVASAVRQLGVEAVERAKSTEFVLPRMFLRACRRGMNRTKVADSGGAQLTGAKLMAGSLALRNKLVAKHFAPDEKMIGILVPPSVGGVLANTAVTLAGRVSVNLNYTLSDTDLQFCVREAGLKHVLTSKKMLEKRPVELPGVQWIFLEDLKTEITGFDKAIAGLQTYATPMFILDRWLGLTRLKPDDLMTIIFTSGSTGEPKGVMLSYHNVGSNVTAVDQLFQFDDNDCMMGVLPFFHSFGYTACLWLVIALKLRAVYHYNPLDAREIGKLAEKHGMTILMATATFLRSYIKRIDKEQFSKLDLVIVGAEKMPLDLAEQFREKFGVMPSEGYGATETSPVAAVNIPDHRSDMTSQKGTKLGSVGRPLPNVVVKTVDPDTGADLGIDKEGLLLIKGPNIMQGYLNRPDKTAAVIHDGWYNTGDMARVDSEGFIFITGRLSRFSKIGGEMVPHIKIEEHLVRIMEDAENDEPGPVVAVTAVPDEKKGERIVVLHKPGKKPIPQVLKELAECDLPNLWLPGNDCFVEVPSIPLLGTGKADLKAIKQLALERFGKA from the coding sequence GTGCCGGTCGGTGCCCTGGGCATCACTCTCTGCTCGTTCGTCCTCTTTGCCGCCGGCTCGCACTTCGAATTCTCTTCACTCAATCTCGACTTCCAGATCGCCTGCGGCGCGCTCTTCTGCCTGGGCGTCAGCGCGGGCCTGTTTGACGTTCCCCTCGAAGCCTACCTGCAGTACCGTAGCAACCCCGCCCGGCTGGGGGTCGTGGTCGGGGCGACGAACTTTCTCGCCTTCTGCGGCATTCTGCTGATCGCAGGGCTGTTCTGGGTGTTGCGCGGCATGTGGGGCTGGTCGGCAAGTCAGGTCTTTCTCCTCGCGGGACTCGCCACGATTCCCGTCCTGATCTACATCGTCGTGCTCCTCCCCGGAGCCTGCATCCGTCTCCTCTTCGGTCTCTTCGTCAAGCTCTGCTACCGCATGCGGATCTACGACCGGCAGCGCGTCCCCCTCGCCGGCGGAGCCCTTATGGTCTCCAACCACGTCACCTGGGTCGACGGCATCCTGCTGATGCTCGCCGCCCCCCGCCCCGTCCGCTTTATCGCTTTCGCCGATTTCGTCCATCACCCCCGGCTGAGATGGCTCGCGAAAATCTACGAAGTCATCCCGATCAAAGCCGACGCCGGCCCCAAGGCCCTGCTGCAGTCCCTCAAAACCGCCCGCGAAGCCGTCGAACAGGGCAGCCTGGTCTGCATCTTCGCCGAAGGCACCCTCACCCGCACCGGACAGATGCAGCCCTTCCAGGGCGGCCTGCTCCGCATCATCAACGGCACCAACGCCCCCGTGATCCCCGTCTATCTGCACGGACTCTGGGGGAGCATCTTCAGCTATCGGGGGGGCAAATTCTTCTGGAAGTGGCCCTCCCGCATTCCGTATCCGGTCTCGATCCATTTCGGCGAGCCGATCGCCGTCGTCGAAAACGTAGAAACTGTCGCCAGCGCTGTTCGTCAACTGGGAGTGGAAGCCGTGGAGCGGGCCAAGTCGACCGAGTTCGTCCTGCCGAGAATGTTCCTCAGAGCCTGCCGCCGCGGCATGAACCGCACCAAAGTCGCCGACTCCGGCGGCGCGCAACTGACCGGCGCAAAACTCATGGCCGGCTCCCTCGCGCTCCGCAACAAGCTCGTCGCCAAGCACTTCGCCCCCGACGAAAAAATGATCGGCATTCTCGTCCCTCCCTCCGTCGGCGGCGTCCTGGCCAACACCGCCGTCACCCTCGCCGGCCGCGTGTCGGTCAACCTCAACTACACCCTCTCCGACACCGATCTGCAGTTCTGCGTCCGCGAAGCCGGCCTCAAACACGTCCTCACCAGCAAGAAAATGCTGGAAAAACGGCCCGTCGAACTCCCAGGCGTCCAGTGGATCTTCCTCGAAGATCTCAAGACCGAAATCACCGGCTTCGACAAAGCCATCGCCGGCCTCCAGACCTACGCCACCCCGATGTTCATTCTCGACCGCTGGCTCGGCCTGACCCGCCTCAAGCCCGACGATCTCATGACCATCATCTTTACGTCTGGCTCCACCGGCGAACCCAAGGGGGTCATGCTCTCCTATCACAACGTCGGTTCGAACGTGACTGCGGTCGATCAACTGTTCCAGTTCGACGACAACGACTGCATGATGGGCGTACTCCCCTTCTTCCATTCGTTCGGTTACACCGCCTGCCTCTGGCTGGTCATCGCCCTTAAACTCCGCGCCGTCTATCACTACAACCCCCTCGACGCCCGCGAGATCGGCAAACTCGCCGAGAAGCACGGCATGACCATCCTCATGGCCACCGCCACCTTCCTCCGCAGTTACATCAAACGCATCGACAAAGAGCAGTTCTCCAAACTCGACCTCGTAATCGTCGGGGCCGAGAAAATGCCCCTCGATCTCGCCGAGCAGTTCCGCGAGAAATTCGGCGTCATGCCCTCCGAAGGCTACGGCGCCACCGAAACTTCTCCCGTCGCCGCGGTCAACATCCCCGATCACCGCAGCGACATGACCAGCCAGAAAGGGACCAAGCTCGGCTCCGTCGGCCGGCCCCTCCCCAACGTCGTCGTCAAAACGGTCGACCCCGACACCGGCGCCGACCTGGGGATCGACAAGGAAGGCCTGCTGCTCATCAAAGGCCCGAACATCATGCAGGGCTACCTCAACCGCCCCGACAAAACCGCCGCGGTCATCCACGACGGCTGGTACAACACCGGCGACATGGCCAGAGTCGACTCCGAAGGTTTCATCTTCATCACCGGCCGCCTCAGCCGGTTCTCCAAGATCGGCGGCGAAATGGTGCCGCATATCAAGATCGAAGAACACCTCGTCCGAATCATGGAAGACGCCGAAAACGACGAACCCGGCCCCGTCGTCGCCGTCACCGCCGTCCCCGACGAGAAAAAGGGCGAGCGGATCGTCGTGCTGCACAAGCCCGGCAAGAAGCCCATCCCGCAGGTCCTCAAGGAACTTGCCGAATGCGACCTCCCCAACCTCTGGCTCCCCGGTAACGACTGCTTCGTCGAGGTCCCGTCAATCCCGCTGCTGGGAACCGGCAAAGCCGATCTCAAGGCGATCAAACAGCTCGCCCTGGAACGCTTCGGAAAGGCATAG
- a CDS encoding matrixin family metalloprotease, giving the protein MADELVGSFKKKIATTAKTLLEQMKQEFAQSTADLARLPKDKTDVARVIERILASNLLDWTVMPGSLSVPLIRTVVRMTKLQLGMGNNDVIDVDFVKAFLERCNGSTSSDNGADPLSLPRTRTSVAPIQLPELKKDKHLDPSRRRRLMIYRIDGNLPPIVDAPGPDSALQLLDEAFDRWTSNTRLLVQREEAPGTANVIVRSVVTDGSGGELARATLGGGPGSIQNYSFLIDSSETWTKDRFLATVCHEIGHLLGLDHSGNPADLMYPTLSAGRTATLADGDIRRAQRLWGEST; this is encoded by the coding sequence ATGGCGGACGAGTTGGTCGGGAGTTTCAAAAAGAAAATCGCAACTACCGCCAAGACGCTCTTGGAACAGATGAAGCAGGAATTCGCCCAGTCGACCGCCGATCTGGCGAGGCTTCCAAAGGACAAAACCGATGTTGCGCGAGTAATTGAACGAATTCTGGCCTCGAATCTGCTCGACTGGACGGTGATGCCGGGCAGCCTGAGTGTCCCCCTGATCCGCACTGTCGTACGGATGACCAAGCTGCAACTGGGCATGGGCAACAACGACGTGATTGACGTCGATTTTGTGAAAGCCTTTCTGGAACGGTGCAATGGCTCCACCAGTTCGGACAACGGCGCAGATCCGCTGAGCCTGCCTCGGACGAGAACGAGCGTGGCGCCGATCCAGCTCCCCGAATTGAAGAAGGATAAGCACCTTGATCCCTCTCGCCGTCGCCGGCTCATGATCTATCGGATCGACGGAAATCTTCCGCCAATCGTGGATGCTCCTGGCCCGGACTCGGCGCTCCAGCTTCTCGACGAGGCCTTTGATCGCTGGACGTCGAATACTCGGCTATTGGTCCAGCGCGAAGAAGCCCCGGGAACCGCTAACGTGATCGTCCGATCTGTCGTTACGGATGGCAGCGGAGGGGAACTGGCCAGAGCCACGCTTGGAGGAGGCCCAGGGTCGATCCAGAACTACAGTTTTCTGATTGACAGCTCCGAAACGTGGACCAAGGATAGGTTTCTGGCGACGGTCTGCCATGAGATCGGACACCTCCTGGGACTGGATCACAGCGGCAACCCGGCAGATCTGATGTACCCGACTCTCTCAGCCGGTCGAACGGCGACTCTGGCGGATGGAGATATCCGACGAGCGCAGCGACTCTGGGGAGAGTCGACTTGA
- a CDS encoding efflux RND transporter periplasmic adaptor subunit: MKISAIPFIFLALMLPSLSGCMSEAASHEQSHEDSHSESDSEEGAEHHAHKIVVTSPVKQDVINTQPYVCQIHSCKHIEVRALKGGYLQEICVKEGQAVKKGDLMFQILPTLYQAELDSEIAEAQRLQIALNNAITLNQKGIVSPQEIALKKAELAKAQAKVQLAQAELNFTSVQAPFDGIVDRQHNQLGSLIEEGDVLTTFSDNSLMWVYFNVPEARYLEYKAELKADGADDDGNDKRLQIELRLADGQIFPHKGKIGAIEADFNNVTGNIPFRADFSNPEGLLRNGQTGTILIRRHMKDVFVIPQRATFEILDKRYVYVVDDDHVVHQRDITTQSEQDDIFIIEDGLHENDKIIFEGIRQVRDGEKIEYEFLAPEDILGNQKHHAE; encoded by the coding sequence ATGAAGATCTCAGCGATTCCATTCATTTTCCTGGCGCTGATGCTCCCCTCCCTGTCCGGCTGCATGTCGGAGGCCGCTTCGCACGAACAGTCGCACGAAGACTCCCACTCCGAATCCGATTCCGAAGAGGGCGCCGAGCACCACGCTCATAAAATCGTGGTCACCAGCCCCGTCAAACAGGACGTGATCAACACTCAACCCTACGTCTGCCAGATCCACTCCTGCAAGCACATCGAAGTCCGCGCCCTCAAAGGGGGATATCTGCAGGAGATCTGCGTCAAGGAAGGACAGGCGGTCAAGAAGGGAGATCTGATGTTCCAGATCCTCCCGACGCTCTACCAGGCCGAGCTCGACTCCGAAATCGCCGAAGCCCAGCGGCTCCAGATCGCCCTCAACAACGCCATCACCTTGAACCAGAAGGGGATCGTCTCCCCCCAGGAAATCGCCCTTAAAAAGGCCGAACTGGCCAAGGCCCAGGCCAAGGTGCAGTTGGCGCAGGCCGAGTTGAACTTCACCAGCGTCCAGGCCCCGTTCGACGGCATCGTCGACCGCCAGCACAACCAGTTGGGAAGCCTCATCGAAGAGGGCGACGTCCTCACCACGTTCTCCGACAACAGCCTCATGTGGGTCTACTTCAACGTCCCCGAAGCTCGCTATCTCGAGTACAAGGCCGAACTGAAAGCGGACGGAGCAGACGACGACGGAAACGACAAACGCCTGCAGATCGAACTCCGACTGGCCGACGGCCAGATTTTCCCTCACAAAGGCAAGATCGGCGCCATCGAAGCCGATTTCAACAACGTGACCGGAAACATTCCCTTCCGCGCCGACTTCTCCAACCCCGAGGGCCTGCTGCGCAATGGCCAGACCGGCACCATTCTGATCCGCCGCCACATGAAGGACGTCTTCGTCATTCCTCAGCGGGCCACCTTCGAGATTCTCGATAAACGCTACGTTTACGTCGTCGACGACGATCACGTCGTGCACCAGCGCGACATCACGACTCAGAGCGAGCAGGACGACATCTTCATCATCGAAGACGGCCTGCACGAGAACGACAAAATCATCTTCGAAGGCATTCGCCAGGTTCGCGACGGCGAAAAGATCGAATACGAATTCCTCGCCCCCGAAGACATCCTCGGCAACCAGAAGCATCACGCGGAATAG
- a CDS encoding methyltransferase domain-containing protein, which translates to MLPTLLTDALRCPHCVRALDVTEAEVRCPVCNGAWPIQDGLPRFVHDQHLASFGRQWNRYEVAHDDEDRATFAAKTGVPLSDLRGLKVLDAGCGGGRYSKVCAQAGATVIGADHSSAVEKARSLCAGLDAAFLQADLKALPLAPQSFDLVFSIGVMHHDADTRMVFDSVASMVKPGGRYAVWLYRRNQSWQERLNTWLRSKTTRMPPDNLERWCVWGARLGGLPVVNRTLNKVINFSAHPNFENRVCDTFDWWAPEYQHHHTVAELLHWFEVAGFTDLQVLPPERTGPIYRRIYENNLLIGSGVNVLGVRR; encoded by the coding sequence GTGCTGCCGACCCTGCTGACTGACGCCCTCCGCTGTCCGCATTGCGTCCGAGCGCTCGACGTCACCGAAGCCGAAGTCCGCTGTCCCGTCTGCAACGGCGCCTGGCCCATCCAGGACGGCCTCCCGCGCTTCGTCCACGACCAGCACCTCGCCAGCTTCGGCCGGCAGTGGAACCGCTACGAAGTCGCCCACGACGACGAAGACCGCGCCACCTTCGCCGCCAAGACCGGCGTACCGCTCAGCGATCTGCGCGGCCTCAAAGTTCTCGACGCCGGCTGCGGCGGCGGACGCTACAGCAAAGTCTGCGCCCAGGCCGGAGCGACCGTCATCGGCGCCGATCACTCCTCCGCCGTCGAGAAAGCCCGTTCGCTCTGCGCCGGGCTCGACGCGGCGTTTCTGCAGGCCGACCTGAAGGCGCTCCCGCTGGCGCCGCAGTCGTTCGACCTGGTCTTTTCGATCGGCGTCATGCATCACGACGCCGACACCCGGATGGTCTTCGATTCCGTCGCCAGCATGGTCAAACCGGGCGGACGCTACGCCGTCTGGCTCTATCGCCGCAACCAGTCCTGGCAGGAACGGCTCAATACCTGGCTGCGGTCGAAGACGACGCGCATGCCCCCCGACAATCTCGAACGCTGGTGCGTCTGGGGCGCCCGACTGGGAGGGCTGCCGGTCGTCAACAGGACTCTCAACAAAGTCATCAACTTCAGCGCACACCCGAACTTCGAAAACCGCGTCTGCGACACGTTCGACTGGTGGGCCCCCGAGTACCAGCACCACCACACCGTCGCCGAACTCCTCCACTGGTTCGAAGTCGCCGGCTTCACCGACCTGCAGGTCCTCCCGCCGGAACGGACTGGCCCCATCTACCGCCGGATCTACGAAAACAATCTGCTGATCGGCAGCGGCGTGAACGTGCTGGGCGTCAGGCGGTAG